In the Schaalia hyovaginalis genome, GTAGTGGCCGTGCTCAGTGCTACGGCGAGGAATCCTGCGTTTGCGAGAGCGCTGAGCACCCGGGTGATGAGCAGGAGAGAGAACACTGGTGTCATCGCTCCGATGACGTGGCTTCCCGCGAACACGAGAAGGCAAACGATCAATGTGAGCCGCGGTGGCCAACGGCGAGCGAATGCCGCCATCACTGGCGCGCCGACGACCATACCGACTGCGAATGCGGAGGTCAGCAGGCCCGCAGTGCCGACCGAGACGTCAAGTTCGGTCGCGATCGCGGGGAGCAATCCCGCGAGCATGAATTCTGAAGTGCCCATGACGAAGACCGCCAGGGCAAGCATGTAGAGGGCAAAAGGCATCGAGTACTCCGAGGTGTGAGATCAAGAAATGGTTCTTCTTGTCACCACGGCCAGCGCCCCGGGTACGCCAGACATACGCCCACACAGATCGTGGGCGTCGTAACTAGTGGTTCAAGGGGCTGGCGGTGTGACCGACAACCCCTGACCTGTCTGATTCGGGACTCGACATGCCCCAAACTCTAACATGCCTTCAATGGCAAGCGGTCTGGACAGATACTTCTTGAATCGGCACGGTGTCATTACGGGCGGGGGCCAGAACAACGTCCCTGGACATCACATCTAGAGCACGGGCCTCGACCTCGTCGATCGGGGCGCGCGGAAGCGATCGGGACAGGCGACGCGTCCACTCGGGGCCCTCCCAGCCCGCGCGGGCCTCGTCGTCGGCGCGGTGGAGCTCCTCGAGGACGAGTGAGACGAGCCCGGCCTCGATCGCATCCTCGACCGGCGTGATCGGGGCCGGCCGTCCGCGCAGCCACGCGCCGAAGCGGTCGCGCGCCCTTAGGAAGGAGGTCGACAGGAGGCGCGTCGCGTCGGCGGCTCCCACCGCCTCGTTCCAACGGGCCAGCACCTCCCCCCTCAGCTCCGAGGCGTCGGCGGTCGCAGCGCGCAGGCGGGCCAGGCTCGCCTCCTCGGCCCGGTCGACGACCGTCAAGGCCTCGGCGCGCGCATGGGAGGCGCGATCGATCGCATCGGCGAGGAGCTCCGCGAGCTTCACGACCTCGCCGATGGCCCCGGTCAAGGCGATGCGGGCGAGCTCCCTGCGCGAATCCGCACTCGCTGCGCCTTCGGCGAGGCGTGCGCGCAGTTCCGCGACCGCCCCGGGCTCCAGCATCCCGTCAACGAGGGCGGACTCCTCCACGACGAGCAAGGGGGCCCGCTCGAGGCCCCGACGATCCATGAGGGCGCGCAGGTCCCCCGCCACCGCTTCGCGGGCTCCGGGGGCGACGCGATCGAGGACGACGAGCACGGTGATCCCCGAGACCGCGGCCTCATCGAGGAGCCTCCAGGGGACCTCGTCGGCGTAACGGGCCGCACTCGTCACGAAGACCCAGAGATCGGCGGCGTCGAGAAGGCGGCGGGCGAGCGCCCGGTTCTCATCGGAGATGGAATCGACATCGGGCGAATCCAGGATGGCGAGCCCCTCGGGCAGCTCCGGGCACTCGCGCATTTCGAGCTCACCGGCGCTCCCCGCTCCCGCGGGCGCGACCGGATCCGAAGCGCCGCGATGCACGCGCACGAGGCCCGGAAGGACTCGGGGCGAGTCGAAATGGGACCGGTCATCGCCCCTGTGCAGGAGGACGGGGCGGCGCGTCGTCGGACGGAGCGGCGAGGAGGCGCAGACCCGCGCTCCCGCCAGGGCGTTGACGAGGGTCGACTTGCCCGATCCCGTGGATCCCCCCACGACGGCGAGCAGGGGCGCGTCAAGGGAGGAGGCCCGGGGCAGGACGAAGTCGTCCAGGCGCCGCAGCGCGCGCTCGCGCGCATCCCGGCCCCGGGCGGCGCCCGGAGTCCCGAGGGGGAGCAAGACCGAGCGGAGCGCGCCTCGCAGGTCCTCGAGCGCCGCGATCGCGTCCATCTCAGCCGATCGCTTCAACCCGCGGCGCGAGATCCTCCGCCGCGGGCGTCCAGGTCCCAGGCGCGGCCTCGACCTGCTCTCCCGAGCGGATGTCCTTCACCGTGTCCGGCTCGCCCGGCCCGCCCGGGAACCAGACGAAGGGGATGCCGCGCTTGTCGGCGAACTTGATCTGCTTGCCGAACTTCGCGGCCGTGGGGGCGACCTCCGTCGCGATTCCGCGGTCGCGCAGGATCCGCGCGATCGACTCGGAGCGCTGACGGTCGTCCTCGTCGATGACCGCGACCACGACCGCCGCGGGCGACTTGCGCGTGGCGCGCACCATCGGCGCGGAGATCATCCGCGACACGAGGCGCGACACGCCGATCGACAGGCCGACGCCGGGATAGGTGCGCTTCCCGTCCTTGGCGAGCGAGTCGTAGCGCCCGCCCGAACAGATCGATCCGAGGTCCTCGTGGCCCTCGACCACGGACTCGTACACCGAGCCCGTGTAGTAGTCGAGACCGCGGGCGATCTTCAAATCGGCCTCGATCGCACCGGGCATGCGCGCGGCGGCGGTCTCCAGCAGGGCGCACAGCTCGTCCAGGCCCTCCTCGAGGATCTCCCCCGACGCTCCCAAAGCCTCGATCCGAGCGCGGATCTCGGCCGGATCGGCGCTGCGGATCGACGCCATGTCGAGGAGCGCGCCCGCCTGCTCGCCCGTGATCCCCGACTCCGCCAGCTCGGCCGCCACGCCCTCGGGACCGATCTTGTCGATCTTGTCGAGGCCGCGCAGCGCCGCCTCCACGTCCTCGACCCCGAGCGCCTCGCACACGCCCTGGACGACCTTGCGGTTGTTCACCAGAACCGTCACCTTGGGGATCGGCAGCCGCGACAGCGCCTCGGCCATGACGAGGGGCAATTCGACCTCGTAGTGGAAGGGCAGTGCGCCATCGCCGACCACGTCGATATCGGCCTGGATGAACTCGCGGAAGCGGCCGTCCTGCGGCCTCTCGCCCCTCCAGACCTTCTGGATCTGATAGCGCTTGAAGGGGAAGTCGAGATCATTCGCGTTCTCGACCACGTAGCGCGCGAAGGGCACCGTCAGATCGAAGTGGAGGCCGATCCTGCGCTCCTTGCCCGAGTGCCGCCCCGCCTCGGCGTCCTTCAGGGCCTGCAGGCGATCGAGGACGTAGATCTCCTTCGAGGTCTCCCCCTTCGCCTCGAGCTGCTCGAGGGTCTCCACGGCCCGGGTCTCGATGCCGCTGAAGCCGTGGAGTTCGAAGACCTCGCGGATGCGGTCGAGGACGAACTGTTCGATGATACGGCCCTCGGGGAGCCATTCGGGAAATCCGGAAAGAGATGCGCGTGCCATGGGGGCATTCTCCCACGACACACGCACCCCTTACGATTCGACGTCGAGTCGCGAGCCCTTCAGCCGATCATCCGGGCCCTGCGCAGGTACGCGTTCGACTCGAGTTCGGCCGCCATCGTCGTCAGCGCACCGTGCCCCGGGATGAGCAGCGTCGCGGGATCCAGGGCATTGGCCAGGGTCCTCAAGGAATGACGCATCGTCTGCTCGTCGCCCCCGGGAAGATCCGTGCGCCCCACCGAACCCGCGAAGATCACATCGGCGCTCAGGGCGAAGGGCGCGGGCGCATCGGCCGCCGCGAGTTCGACTCCCCCGCTGTCCACCGACCAGCGCGCCTCGCCGAGGAACACCGACGAGCCCTCGGTATGACCGGGTGCCGGCACCATGAGCAGACGGACTCCCGCGACCGCTTCGAATGCGCCGCCGGGCGCATCGCGGAGATCAGCGGGGGCGATCCATTCGCCCGCCTCCTTTGGGACGGGCAGCGGCACATGCGCGCCCGGATCCTGCATGCGGTAGCGATCCGGACCCGGGATGAAGACGGGGGCCTCGCGCCCCTGCTCCTCGATCGCCCAGGAGGCGACTTCCCGGCACTGCCACACGTGGTCGGGGTGCCCGTGAGTCGCGAGCACCGCACCGACGCGCGATCCGGTCCCTTCGAGGACTTCGCGGATCCGATCCGTCACCCCCCACGACGGGTCGACGACGAGGGCGTCCGCGCCCTCATCGGGCACGATCACCACGCAATTCGCCCCGTAGTAGGGGGTCGGGATGACGCTGATGCGCATTTTCAGGCCATCGTCGAGCGGATCTGCTCCAGCCAGCTCCGCTTCGTCGCGAGGGCCTCCGCCAGCGCCTTCGCCGAGCCCTCGTCGCCCGCCGTCTCAGCGGCCGCCAGGTCGGCCTCGAGCCCTTCGATCTGGGCCTCGAGCTGGCCGAGCATGCCCTGAGCCCTGGCGCGGGTCTCGGGGTTGGTCTGACGCCACTCCTTCTCCTCCGCTTCGCGGATGGCCGTTTCAACCGCGCGCAGACGCGATTCGATCCTGTGCAGATCCGAGGACGGCACGCGGCCGATCTCGTCCCAGCGGTCCTGGACCGAACGGAGGGCGGCCTTGGCGGCTTCGAGATCGCCGATCGGCACGATCGCCTCGGCCTCCTCGAGGAGGGCCTCCTTGGCGACGAGATTCTCACGGTATTCGCTGTCCGTCGCCTCGTCCTTGGCCCGACGGGCGTCGAAGAAGACCTGCTGAGCAGCGCGGAAACGCGCCCACAGGGCGTCGTCCTCCTTGCGGGAGGCCCGCGGGGCGGCCTTCCAGCGGTTCATCAGCTCCCGATAGGCGCCCGAGGTCGCTCCCCAATCCGTCGAGGAGGACAGGGCCTCGGCCTCGGCGATCAGGGCCTCCTTCACGCGCTTGGCCTCGGACTGGGCCTGGTCGAGGGCGGAGAAGTACTGGCGGCGATGCCGGTCGAACTGCGTGCGCGCCGAGGAGAAGCGCTTCCACAGCTCGTCCTCGGTCGCCTTGTCCAGGCGGGGCCCCTTGCGCTGCAGGGTCTTCCACTCGTCGAGCAGCTCGCGCAGCGTCTGGCCGGACTGCTTCCAGTGGGTCTTCTCGGGGTCCTGCTCAACGATCGCCTCGGCCTGCTCGACGACCCGGGTGCGCTGGGCGAGCGCCTCCTCACGAGCGGCCTTGCGCTCCGCCTTGGCCTCTTCCTTCCGGGCCTCCGCCCGCGCCTTCACCGCCTCGACCCGGTCGCGCAGGCCCTGGAGGTCGCCGATGGCAGCGGGTTCCCTCACCGCCTCCACGATGGTCGCGAGGGTCTGATCGATGTCCTTGGGCGACAGGGTCGCGAGGCGGTCCTCGAAGAGCTTCACCGTCGCCTCAAGATCCGCGAAGCGGCGCTCGTAGAGGGCGAAGGGCTCGGCGGGAGCGCCTTCCGGGTATCCGCCGATCTCGCGCTCGACGCCGGCGTCGATCACGTAGACGCTGCCGTTCTCGTCGATGCGGGCGAACTCGTGGACGAGGGCGGAGGCGCTCGCCGCGGCCGGCGCCTCGTTGGTCGCCGTGGATCCGGCATCGGTGGCGGGGACGTTGGCCTGCTC is a window encoding:
- a CDS encoding chloramphenicol resistance leader peptide, giving the protein MSGVPGALAVVTRRTIS
- a CDS encoding dynamin family protein — its product is MKRSAEMDAIAALEDLRGALRSVLLPLGTPGAARGRDARERALRRLDDFVLPRASSLDAPLLAVVGGSTGSGKSTLVNALAGARVCASSPLRPTTRRPVLLHRGDDRSHFDSPRVLPGLVRVHRGASDPVAPAGAGSAGELEMRECPELPEGLAILDSPDVDSISDENRALARRLLDAADLWVFVTSAARYADEVPWRLLDEAAVSGITVLVVLDRVAPGAREAVAGDLRALMDRRGLERAPLLVVEESALVDGMLEPGAVAELRARLAEGAASADSRRELARIALTGAIGEVVKLAELLADAIDRASHARAEALTVVDRAEEASLARLRAATADASELRGEVLARWNEAVGAADATRLLSTSFLRARDRFGAWLRGRPAPITPVEDAIEAGLVSLVLEELHRADDEARAGWEGPEWTRRLSRSLPRAPIDEVEARALDVMSRDVVLAPARNDTVPIQEVSVQTACH
- the hisS gene encoding histidine--tRNA ligase produces the protein MARASLSGFPEWLPEGRIIEQFVLDRIREVFELHGFSGIETRAVETLEQLEAKGETSKEIYVLDRLQALKDAEAGRHSGKERRIGLHFDLTVPFARYVVENANDLDFPFKRYQIQKVWRGERPQDGRFREFIQADIDVVGDGALPFHYEVELPLVMAEALSRLPIPKVTVLVNNRKVVQGVCEALGVEDVEAALRGLDKIDKIGPEGVAAELAESGITGEQAGALLDMASIRSADPAEIRARIEALGASGEILEEGLDELCALLETAAARMPGAIEADLKIARGLDYYTGSVYESVVEGHEDLGSICSGGRYDSLAKDGKRTYPGVGLSIGVSRLVSRMISAPMVRATRKSPAAVVVAVIDEDDRQRSESIARILRDRGIATEVAPTAAKFGKQIKFADKRGIPFVWFPGGPGEPDTVKDIRSGEQVEAAPGTWTPAAEDLAPRVEAIG
- a CDS encoding MBL fold metallo-hydrolase, with protein sequence MRISVIPTPYYGANCVVIVPDEGADALVVDPSWGVTDRIREVLEGTGSRVGAVLATHGHPDHVWQCREVASWAIEEQGREAPVFIPGPDRYRMQDPGAHVPLPVPKEAGEWIAPADLRDAPGGAFEAVAGVRLLMVPAPGHTEGSSVFLGEARWSVDSGGVELAAADAPAPFALSADVIFAGSVGRTDLPGGDEQTMRHSLRTLANALDPATLLIPGHGALTTMAAELESNAYLRRARMIG
- a CDS encoding DUF349 domain-containing protein, giving the protein MTTTPNEQANVPATDAGSTATNEAPAAASASALVHEFARIDENGSVYVIDAGVEREIGGYPEGAPAEPFALYERRFADLEATVKLFEDRLATLSPKDIDQTLATIVEAVREPAAIGDLQGLRDRVEAVKARAEARKEEAKAERKAAREEALAQRTRVVEQAEAIVEQDPEKTHWKQSGQTLRELLDEWKTLQRKGPRLDKATEDELWKRFSSARTQFDRHRRQYFSALDQAQSEAKRVKEALIAEAEALSSSTDWGATSGAYRELMNRWKAAPRASRKEDDALWARFRAAQQVFFDARRAKDEATDSEYRENLVAKEALLEEAEAIVPIGDLEAAKAALRSVQDRWDEIGRVPSSDLHRIESRLRAVETAIREAEEKEWRQTNPETRARAQGMLGQLEAQIEGLEADLAAAETAGDEGSAKALAEALATKRSWLEQIRSTMA